A single region of the Sphingobium sp. TKS genome encodes:
- the ald gene encoding alanine dehydrogenase yields the protein MIVGTVREIKNHEYRVGLTPESVHELTAHGHRVLVESGAGEGIGAHDRLYARAGAEIVDDPVSIFAAAEMIVKVKEPQPEERALLRPGQILYTYLHLAPDPDQTRELMASGAIGIAYETVTDAHGGLPLLKPMSQVAGRMAIQAGATALEKAHGGRGVLLGGVPGVLPAKVAVIGGGVVGFNAAQMAAGLGADVTILDRSPEVLERLGIHFEARAKTRFSNRANLAECVEEADLVIGAVLIPGAAAPKLVSADMLKTMKKGAVLVDVAIDQGGCFETSHPTTHDDPTYIVDGIVHYCVANMPGAVARTSTYALNNVTLPHALKIADLGWKEALRADRHLLDGLNVWNGQITYQAVAQELDLPYTPAEEAIG from the coding sequence ATGATCGTAGGCACCGTCAGGGAGATCAAGAATCACGAATATCGCGTCGGCCTGACGCCGGAGAGCGTGCATGAACTGACCGCCCACGGCCATCGCGTGCTGGTGGAAAGCGGCGCGGGGGAGGGGATCGGCGCGCATGACCGCCTCTATGCCCGCGCCGGGGCGGAGATTGTGGACGATCCGGTCAGCATCTTCGCGGCGGCCGAGATGATCGTGAAGGTCAAGGAACCCCAGCCGGAGGAGCGCGCCCTGCTGCGCCCCGGCCAGATTCTCTACACCTATCTGCATCTGGCGCCCGATCCGGATCAGACGCGGGAGCTGATGGCGTCGGGCGCGATCGGCATCGCCTATGAAACGGTGACGGACGCCCATGGCGGCCTGCCGCTGCTCAAGCCCATGAGCCAGGTCGCCGGACGCATGGCGATCCAGGCCGGGGCGACCGCGCTGGAAAAGGCGCATGGCGGGCGGGGCGTGCTGCTGGGCGGGGTGCCGGGCGTCCTTCCGGCGAAGGTCGCGGTGATCGGCGGCGGCGTGGTCGGCTTCAACGCGGCGCAGATGGCGGCGGGCCTGGGCGCGGACGTCACCATTCTCGACCGTAGTCCGGAAGTGCTGGAGCGGCTGGGCATCCATTTCGAGGCGCGGGCGAAGACGCGCTTTTCCAACCGGGCCAATCTGGCGGAATGCGTCGAGGAGGCCGATCTGGTGATCGGCGCGGTGCTGATCCCCGGCGCCGCCGCGCCCAAGCTGGTGTCGGCGGATATGCTCAAGACCATGAAAAAGGGAGCGGTGCTAGTCGACGTCGCGATCGACCAGGGCGGCTGTTTCGAAACCAGCCATCCCACCACCCATGACGACCCCACCTATATCGTCGATGGCATCGTCCATTATTGCGTCGCCAACATGCCGGGCGCGGTGGCGCGGACCAGCACCTATGCGCTCAACAATGTGACCTTGCCCCACGCGTTGAAGATCGCGGACCTGGGGTGGAAGGAAGCGCTGCGGGCGGACCGGCATCTGCTGGACGGGCTGAATGTGTGGAACGGCCAGATCACCTACCAGGCCGTGGCGCAGGAGCTGGACCTGCCTTACACGCCGGCGGAAGAGGCTATTGGATAG